A portion of the Juglans microcarpa x Juglans regia isolate MS1-56 chromosome 1D, Jm3101_v1.0, whole genome shotgun sequence genome contains these proteins:
- the LOC121249177 gene encoding uncharacterized protein LOC121249177, with protein MWCGDQTLERAFPALYRIAVKREASVADVRLFSHGSYQWNILFSRDFHDCELSIVAEFFSSLYSTGTLVAQRDRLKWRSNNHKLCTVKAYYNILTTQDHTLFPWKNIWRSHVPFKVAFFVWGAALEKILNTDNLRKRGCVVMDWCYMCKKNGESVVHLLLHSEVTWVLWDEIFQMVDVAWVMPMRVVDLLGCWRKMQGCHQVATVWKMIPLCIM; from the exons ATGTGGTGCGGAGATCAAACTTTGGAAAGGGCTTTCCCGGCTTTATATCGTATTGCAGTTAAAAGGGAGGCATCAGTGGCGGATGTGCGGTTATTTTCTCATGGCTCATATCAGTGGAACATTCTCTTTAGTAGGGATTTTCATGATTGTGAATTATCAATTGTTGCAGAATTTTTCAGCTCACTATATTCTACAGGGACCCTTGTAGCACAGCGAGATCgattgaagtggaggtctaataatCACAAGTTATGCACAGTGAAG GCGTATTATAACATCTTGACAACACAAGATCATACTCTATTTccctggaagaatatttggaggtctcatgtGCCTTTTAAAGTAGCCTTTTTTGTTTGGGGTGCCGCTCTTGAGAAGATCTTGAACacagacaacttgaggaagagaggatgtgtagtcatggattggtgctacatgtgtaaaaagaatggagaatcggtgGTCCATCTCTTACTACACTCGGAGGTAACatgggtgttgtgggatgagatctttcaaatggttgatgttgcttgggttatgcctatgagggtggtggatctgttgggttgttggaggaagatgcaaggctgtcatcaagtggcaacggtgtggaagatgattccgttgtgcatcATGTGA